In a single window of the Mesorhizobium shangrilense genome:
- a CDS encoding FAS1-like dehydratase domain-containing protein: protein MTDFADWIGRRSESEDIVTGRLVDSFRAIFEPHLAPPPPGVAPPGIHWCLAPAIVAMAELGQDGHPARNRDLPPVPQPRRMWAGGRVEHIDPLRIGDRVRCASTIAGIARKQGRSGELWFVAVDRDYLTERGPAVRERHDIVYLEAPKGRAEGKGTAGEAPQRRRVDRSWTVLTSSTLLFRYSAISFNGHRIHYDFPYAVNVEGHDGLVVHAPIQATLLLNLACRDGTPPPHFTYRGVSPAIAGNDLMVCADDEHGSFWIEGPTGRVSMIASATRQPG, encoded by the coding sequence ATGACGGATTTTGCCGACTGGATCGGCCGGAGAAGCGAGAGCGAAGACATCGTCACGGGGCGGCTGGTCGACAGCTTCCGCGCCATCTTCGAGCCGCATCTGGCGCCGCCGCCGCCCGGCGTCGCCCCGCCGGGCATTCACTGGTGCCTCGCGCCGGCCATTGTCGCGATGGCGGAACTCGGACAGGACGGCCATCCGGCCAGGAACCGCGATCTTCCGCCCGTGCCGCAGCCGCGCCGCATGTGGGCGGGCGGCCGGGTGGAGCACATCGATCCGTTGCGGATCGGCGACCGGGTTCGCTGCGCGTCGACCATTGCCGGCATCGCACGCAAGCAGGGCCGGTCGGGCGAACTCTGGTTCGTGGCGGTGGATCGCGACTATCTGACGGAGCGCGGACCTGCCGTGCGGGAGCGCCACGACATCGTGTATCTGGAAGCGCCCAAAGGGCGCGCCGAAGGGAAGGGGACCGCAGGCGAGGCGCCGCAACGGCGCAGGGTAGATCGGTCGTGGACCGTCCTGACGTCGTCGACTTTGCTGTTCCGGTATTCGGCGATCAGCTTCAACGGTCACCGGATCCACTATGACTTCCCCTATGCCGTGAATGTCGAGGGACATGACGGCCTAGTGGTGCATGCCCCGATCCAGGCGACGCTGCTTCTCAACCTCGCCTGCCGGGATGGAACGCCGCCGCCACACTTCACATACCGCGGCGTGTCGCCGGCGATCGCCGGGAACGACCTCATGGTCTGCGCCGACGATGAACACGGCAGCTTCTGGATCGAAGGGCCAACCGGCCGCGTCTCGATGATCGCTAGCGCGACCCGGCAACCCGGATGA
- a CDS encoding ABC transporter substrate-binding protein, translating to MQTRRGILKLAGAALAISVAGAAAQAEPSQQLIDAAKAEGQVVWYTGLIVPQVVRPLAEGFAAKYGIEVKYATTSDADTVLKVTSQARAGKMEADLFDTPGTAIPPLGAANLIEPYVPDALANYDKIFKPDSKLYSGIYTLFLTTNYNTDLVKAEDAPKTYDDLLDPKWKGKMVWTDTRGVSGPAGFIGNVLTTMGEEKGMEYLTRLSEQEIARDPGNQRVVIDKVIAGQYEIGLMTYNHHAVISKAKGAPIAWVKMEPLTANLGAISIVKNAPHPNAAKLFLEYMFSKEGATIIREANYPPGHPDVPAKEPSISPITGNFKFTLLAPDIASQEADPLKTWLKIYDELFK from the coding sequence ATGCAGACGAGACGGGGCATTCTTAAACTGGCGGGCGCGGCGTTGGCGATTTCGGTCGCCGGCGCCGCTGCACAGGCCGAACCATCGCAGCAGTTGATCGATGCGGCCAAGGCCGAAGGGCAGGTTGTGTGGTACACCGGGCTCATCGTGCCGCAGGTGGTCCGCCCGCTCGCGGAAGGGTTCGCCGCCAAATACGGTATCGAGGTGAAATACGCCACGACGAGCGACGCGGATACCGTCCTGAAGGTCACCAGCCAGGCGCGCGCCGGAAAGATGGAAGCCGATCTGTTCGATACGCCCGGCACGGCCATTCCGCCCTTGGGCGCTGCGAACCTGATCGAGCCCTATGTTCCCGACGCACTGGCGAACTACGACAAGATCTTCAAGCCCGATTCCAAACTCTACTCAGGCATTTACACGCTCTTCCTGACGACCAACTACAACACGGACCTGGTCAAGGCCGAAGACGCGCCCAAGACCTACGATGATCTGCTCGACCCGAAATGGAAGGGCAAGATGGTGTGGACCGATACGCGCGGCGTGTCCGGCCCTGCCGGGTTCATCGGCAATGTGCTGACGACCATGGGCGAAGAAAAGGGCATGGAATACCTGACCAGGCTCAGCGAGCAGGAGATCGCGCGCGATCCCGGCAACCAGCGGGTCGTGATCGACAAGGTAATTGCCGGCCAGTACGAGATCGGCCTGATGACCTACAACCATCACGCGGTGATCAGCAAGGCCAAGGGGGCGCCGATCGCGTGGGTCAAGATGGAGCCGCTCACGGCCAATCTCGGCGCAATTTCGATCGTCAAGAACGCGCCTCATCCCAATGCCGCGAAACTGTTCCTCGAGTACATGTTCTCAAAGGAAGGGGCGACGATCATCCGCGAGGCGAACTATCCTCCGGGTCATCCCGACGTGCCTGCAAAGGAACCGTCGATCAGCCCGATCACCGGAAACTTCAAGTTCACGCTGCTCGCGCCCGATATCGCTTCGCAGGAAGCGGATCCGCTGAAGACATGGCTCAAGATCTACGACGAGCTGTTCAAATGA
- a CDS encoding MFS transporter, which yields MQLTALSSTSFRLYIAANFVSVTGIWVNRVVIGWFSWALTESATWVGVVSFLLFAPTLFAGPFFGVLADRIDIKRGALATQALLAMLMLALGILFAHGILDIWMLSGLSFLFGLTSSANTPIRLTLIPMIVPREALANAITLISINFNAARLIGPAIGGVMLEKIDPGSTIAASIVMTLPMLVALAFLKPRAREVASTEQAGIAGQLVEAVRHVCASNWLVQAMIVTTITAVVARGVLEVLPAVADGMYHRGASGLGQMLSAAGVGALISGISITFREGSRPHLEQLRQSYLWMMLGILAVFAMGLADSWLLALGLVALMGASGTFTAIATQSVMQLETPDAYRGSTIGLWLFAGIGGNALGAIAFGAMADALTMRTTLLALGAIGTLAAAAAWLWSRVR from the coding sequence ATGCAACTCACCGCTCTCAGCAGCACAAGCTTCCGCCTCTACATCGCGGCCAATTTCGTGTCGGTCACCGGCATATGGGTGAACCGCGTGGTGATCGGGTGGTTCAGCTGGGCGCTGACGGAGTCGGCGACGTGGGTGGGCGTCGTCTCTTTTCTGCTCTTTGCGCCGACCTTGTTCGCCGGACCGTTCTTCGGCGTGCTTGCGGACCGCATCGACATCAAGCGCGGCGCACTGGCCACGCAGGCGCTGCTGGCGATGCTCATGCTGGCGCTCGGCATCCTGTTCGCCCACGGCATTCTCGACATATGGATGCTGAGCGGGCTCTCGTTCCTCTTCGGGTTGACGTCTAGCGCCAACACGCCCATCCGCCTCACCCTCATCCCGATGATCGTGCCGCGCGAGGCGCTGGCCAATGCCATCACCCTGATCTCCATCAATTTCAATGCCGCGCGGCTGATCGGGCCGGCGATCGGCGGCGTCATGCTGGAGAAGATCGATCCCGGATCGACGATCGCTGCAAGCATCGTCATGACCTTGCCGATGCTGGTGGCGCTCGCCTTCCTCAAGCCAAGGGCAAGGGAAGTCGCGTCAACCGAGCAGGCCGGCATTGCGGGGCAACTCGTCGAGGCGGTCCGCCATGTCTGCGCCAGTAACTGGCTCGTCCAGGCAATGATCGTCACCACCATCACCGCGGTGGTGGCGCGCGGCGTTCTCGAGGTGCTGCCGGCGGTTGCCGACGGCATGTATCACCGGGGTGCGAGCGGGCTCGGCCAGATGCTGTCGGCTGCGGGCGTCGGAGCGCTGATTTCCGGCATTTCCATCACGTTCCGCGAAGGCAGCCGGCCGCATCTCGAGCAGTTGCGCCAGAGCTACCTCTGGATGATGCTCGGCATCCTCGCCGTCTTTGCGATGGGATTGGCGGACAGCTGGCTGCTTGCGCTGGGCCTCGTTGCGCTGATGGGGGCGTCCGGCACCTTCACGGCCATTGCGACCCAATCGGTCATGCAGCTGGAAACGCCGGATGCCTATCGCGGCAGCACCATCGGCCTCTGGCTGTTCGCCGGCATCGGCGGCAATGCACTCGGCGCCATCGCCTTTGGCGCCATGGCGGACGCGTTGACGATGCGGACGACCCTGCTGGCCCTTGGCGCGATCGGCACGCTGGCCGCCGCCGCGGCCTGGCTATGGTCGCGCGTGAGGTGA
- a CDS encoding alpha/beta fold hydrolase, with the protein MQWLEANGARFRYDHRRRSAGTIVFLHEMGGTLESYDALVEKIGGRWSMLRYDQRGAGFSSRFSGPLSVDGPAGDLEALLDALSIDKPVAVVGAAVGAAVAIRFATRCPARTSALVLLAPSTCLLPERRTATLEKIARLEREALLADGGGEPTSFDAGPPPRDAASYAATWRMLAELDLEADLASIACPTLVVAGLNDVDRPSAHVAEVAGKIPGARLATLGAGHVMAVDAPDLVAATLTAFLDGAGFK; encoded by the coding sequence ATGCAGTGGCTCGAGGCGAATGGCGCACGGTTTCGCTACGACCATCGGCGGCGGTCCGCCGGCACCATCGTTTTCCTTCACGAGATGGGCGGGACGCTGGAGAGCTACGATGCGCTCGTGGAGAAGATTGGCGGCCGCTGGAGCATGCTGCGCTATGACCAGCGCGGAGCAGGGTTTTCCAGCAGGTTCTCCGGACCGCTGTCCGTGGATGGTCCAGCCGGGGATCTGGAAGCGCTCCTCGACGCGCTGTCGATAGACAAGCCCGTTGCCGTGGTCGGCGCGGCCGTTGGCGCCGCGGTTGCGATACGGTTCGCAACCCGCTGTCCCGCAAGAACAAGCGCGCTCGTGCTGCTGGCGCCGTCAACGTGTCTTCTTCCCGAACGCCGCACGGCAACGCTTGAGAAGATCGCCAGGCTGGAGCGGGAGGCCCTGTTGGCCGACGGCGGCGGTGAACCGACAAGCTTCGATGCTGGACCGCCGCCGCGGGACGCGGCGAGCTACGCCGCCACCTGGCGGATGCTGGCCGAGCTCGACCTCGAAGCGGATCTCGCCAGCATCGCCTGCCCGACCCTGGTGGTCGCGGGGCTGAACGACGTCGATCGCCCGTCGGCCCACGTGGCGGAGGTGGCCGGCAAGATACCGGGTGCGCGCCTGGCCACTCTCGGGGCCGGACATGTGATGGCCGTCGATGCCCCCGACCTCGTGGCTGCGACGCTCACCGCGTTCCTCGACGGTGCGGGCTTCAAATGA
- a CDS encoding ABC transporter permease, with protein sequence MTAIVDGSAQDARPPVLEAAHRSRYQDPLWLLSLAMVVIVACLVLPPFFSLVRNSLFELMPDGSAGAFTLDNFARLFSTGQFVQSTINSFVFAFLSTVLAILMGGGLAWIVERTNAPFRDLAYLMTVVSLSIPGVIYVPAWLFFLGPTGPLNDLYRLAGGDGMLFNVSSMTGMVIIEGFAWIPLTFLLFAASFRMANAELEEAARMSGASVFEMMRRVSIPLAAPAAFAAALFIFIRSLQAFDIPKLVGTGAGIKLLTTDIYDSIRSVPPQIGHASAFSVALTVLVAGLLLLYSRLALNASRYATVTGKGYRPRPLALGWARWICGAIVIMNVMVVLALPLLTLLWIAVTPFVRPVRLAAFSSLTWENFATVLSDDRYFELITNTLIVSASAATVTMMLTVVCGWLVARRRVYHTVLDQMIALPMLIPSIVLSVAMMDLALRSPIPLYSTLTIVVIAFVVHYLPFGMRYTFTGALQLHKELEESAGVCGASPLVMLRRVVIPLLMPSIVAGWLFVFLNASRDLSTAIILAGPDTKTIAVAIFDQAINGQFSEVAALGLLWSLMMSVVAMAFYFLMQRRSGNGMSF encoded by the coding sequence ATGACAGCCATCGTTGATGGTTCAGCACAAGATGCGCGGCCTCCGGTTCTGGAGGCCGCGCATCGTTCCCGCTATCAGGACCCGTTGTGGCTGCTGTCGCTGGCGATGGTTGTGATCGTGGCGTGTCTCGTGTTGCCGCCGTTCTTCAGCCTGGTGCGGAACAGTCTTTTCGAACTGATGCCGGACGGCTCGGCGGGCGCCTTCACTCTCGACAACTTCGCACGCCTGTTCTCGACCGGGCAATTCGTGCAGAGCACCATCAACTCGTTCGTGTTCGCGTTCCTGTCCACCGTCCTGGCGATCCTGATGGGGGGCGGCCTGGCGTGGATCGTCGAGCGCACCAACGCGCCGTTCCGCGATCTCGCCTATCTGATGACGGTCGTGTCGCTCAGCATTCCGGGCGTCATCTACGTGCCGGCCTGGCTGTTCTTCCTCGGCCCCACCGGCCCGCTGAACGACCTCTACCGGCTCGCGGGCGGCGACGGCATGCTGTTCAACGTCAGTTCGATGACCGGCATGGTGATCATCGAAGGCTTTGCCTGGATTCCGCTGACCTTTCTGCTTTTTGCCGCAAGCTTCCGCATGGCAAATGCCGAACTCGAGGAAGCCGCGCGCATGAGCGGCGCGAGCGTCTTCGAGATGATGCGCCGTGTGTCGATCCCACTCGCGGCGCCGGCGGCCTTTGCGGCCGCGCTGTTCATCTTCATCCGTTCGCTGCAGGCCTTCGACATCCCGAAACTGGTCGGAACCGGGGCCGGCATCAAGCTCCTGACCACCGACATCTACGACAGTATCCGGTCGGTGCCGCCGCAAATCGGTCACGCCAGCGCGTTCTCGGTGGCGCTCACCGTCCTGGTCGCCGGGCTCCTGCTCCTCTACAGCCGGCTGGCCCTGAACGCCTCGCGCTATGCGACGGTGACGGGCAAGGGGTACCGGCCGAGGCCACTTGCGCTCGGCTGGGCGCGGTGGATCTGCGGCGCCATCGTCATCATGAACGTGATGGTCGTTCTGGCGCTGCCCCTGTTGACCCTGCTCTGGATCGCGGTGACGCCCTTTGTGCGGCCGGTACGTCTGGCGGCATTTTCTTCCCTAACATGGGAGAACTTTGCCACGGTGCTTTCCGATGACCGCTACTTCGAGCTGATCACCAATACGCTGATCGTGTCCGCGTCGGCGGCGACCGTGACGATGATGCTGACGGTGGTCTGCGGCTGGCTGGTGGCCAGGCGGCGCGTGTACCATACGGTGCTCGACCAGATGATCGCGTTGCCGATGCTCATCCCGTCGATCGTGCTCAGCGTGGCGATGATGGATCTGGCGCTTCGTTCGCCGATCCCGCTCTACTCAACCCTGACCATCGTCGTCATCGCCTTCGTCGTGCACTATCTGCCCTTCGGCATGCGATATACGTTCACCGGCGCCCTCCAGCTCCATAAGGAACTGGAAGAGTCGGCGGGGGTGTGCGGTGCGTCGCCGCTCGTCATGCTGCGCCGGGTCGTCATCCCGCTGCTGATGCCGTCGATCGTCGCCGGCTGGCTGTTCGTCTTCCTCAACGCGTCGCGCGACCTGTCGACGGCGATCATCCTGGCCGGGCCGGACACCAAGACGATCGCGGTGGCGATCTTCGACCAGGCGATCAACGGCCAGTTCAGCGAAGTCGCCGCCCTCGGGTTGCTTTGGTCGCTGATGATGAGCGTCGTCGCCATGGCCTTCTATTTCCTGATGCAGCGCCGCTCGGGCAACGGCATGTCGTTCTGA